The sequence TACACCTAGGCAGAGTTCCCAGCAACAAGGCTCAACTGCGTAAACTTGCTCGACAATTCGAGTCTAAATACCCTCAAGCAACACTACACTTTGTCTATGAAGCGGGGCCTTGTGGCTACTGGGCCTATCGATTTTTAACTAACTTAGAGCACCTCTGTGATGTCGCTATCAAAGGCTAATACAACGAGGTAAGCACTACAATGTTATCGTCACAGCCATAGCAAGAGAGATGATCGCATTTATCTGGGCAATATCCAGAGAGGTCATGCTCAGTCCAGTAGATCCCAAACAGAGAATCGCAAGGATGCCAGCATGAGCTAGATCTTGATAGCAGTGATAAAAGAGTTATCACAAGTTTAGAGTTAATGCATCGGGTCAAGCATCGGAAATAGTACAAATACCGACGGCGTTAGGCTGGCCACTTTTGCGAGAAAGTAGCTCCTCGTTCATAGACTGAAGTTAGGTACCACGTCGAAAAAAGTAAGGTTGGCGCTGCACACCTTAGGGTGAGTAATCCACTGATATCAGTATGAAAACCGACGAATATACTTGCTTCATCTGGTGTATTAACTCATCTAACTATGAGTAATGGTGCTAAATAAAATGGCAGGGATCGGTATGTTTAACTTGACGTGGGGAGTCATACCAACGCCTCGTTAAGAAACAAATAATTGTTGGCTAAAATAAGCGACGCAGGAGCAAAAGCCAACTGTTATTTGTCCTGCTTGAACGATTTGTTGAACGAAGCCGCTGTGCGGCAGAAGAGATAACAAGCCTCTTTGCTCTACCATCCTAAATACTTTCTAGAGGCGATCAATTTTGATCGCTAACCTAGGAGTATTGTCATGAACACACCTGAACAGCAACGCTTTGATTCTCTTTATGAACAACATCTTACCAACTAAACACTACAAGGCAAGCGACCTGCAACTATCGATGCTTATAGCCGTGCGGTACGGCGCATTGCCGCCTTCTTTGACCGCTGCCCTGACAACCTTTCAACCGATGATCTGAAACGTTACTTTGCTCAGCTGATTGAGTCACACTCATGGAGCACCGTTAAGCTCGACCGTAACGGTTTGCAGTTTTTCTATCGATATGTGCTTAACCAAAACTGGGAGTGGCTCAACATCGTTAAGCCACCACAGGTCAACCGACTGCCCGATATCCTAACCCCAACTGAAGTAGCCATCGTTATAAGTCTCACACATAAGTTGCGATATCAGGTCTTTTTTCTGACCATATACAGTATGGGTTTGCGCCTCGGTGAGGCCATTTCATTGCAAGTAGGTGATGTGGATTCACAGATAATGCAGGTACATATTCGTAATGCTAAAGGCGGTAAGGACAGGTTAATCCCTCTACCACAACGCACCTTACTAGCTTTGAGATATTACTGGCAAACTCATCGTCATCCACGCCTAATGTTTCCTGGTAAAGACGGTAAACCGGATTCGATGATAGATAAAGGGGGTATTCAGAAGGCGCTTAAACGAGTCATTGCTGAGTGCAACATTCATAAATCAATCAGCCCACACAACTTACGCCACAGCTATGCCACGCACCTGCTGGAACAAGGGCTGGATTTACGCTCCGTTCAGAGTTTACTTGGCCACAACAGCCTTAATACCACCGCCAGATATACACGCCTTACTCAAATTACTCGTAAAAATACGGTCGAGGCGATTAATCAGCTGACTGATGATTTAGCCCTGAAGTGGGAGTGTAATGTATGACGTTCATCGACATTTTACGTGACCACCTTGATGAGTTTAATCAGGCTTTTGATCAACAAATCACAACCACGATGCGGCAAGCCATTTTCGCCATGCTCAGTTGTCGTACCCATACTGAGCGAACCAGTCAGTGGGCGTGTCAGAGTTGTACTCATACTGCTGACTTCCCCCTCTCTTGTGGTCATCGAAGTTGCCCACAATGCCAACATAACACCACGGAAGGTTGGCTTAATAAACAGCAGGCTAAACTGCTTCCCGTCGAATACTATATGGTCACTTTTACGCTGCCTTTTGAGCTACGTGTCATTGCTAAACACAAGCCAGAGTCGATGTATCAAGCCATGTTTTCAGTTGCTGCCAGCGTGCTAAAAGAGTTCGCCAAAAACTCAAAACAACTAGGTGGAGAGATTGGTTTTACAGGTGTACTGCATACCCACAGTCGGCGGCGTGACTTTCATCCTCATATTCACTTCATCATCCCAGCAGGCAGCTTCGATAAGGACAAAAAACAGTGGCAAAAAGGCAAAGGTAAATACCTGTTTAACAGTTTTAACCTCGCCAAAGTATGGAGAGCACGATTGCTGGAAAAGCTAACCGGTGAGCTGAATGGCAAGCTTCCTGAAGCCAGCCCAAAGAAGTGGGTTGTTGACTGCCAACACGTTGGCAAAGGGCTTCCAGCGCTTAAATACCTGTCGCGCTATCTTTATCGTGGGGTGTTACCTGATAACAACATCATCAGCGATATCGATGGCCAAGTCAGTTTTGAGTATCAAGATAGCCAAACAAAAACGACCAAAGTACGCACCTTACCAGCGGCTAAGTTTCTGTACTTGGTATTACAACATGTGTTGCCA is a genomic window of Shewanella psychrophila containing:
- a CDS encoding tyrosine-type recombinase/integrase; protein product: MLNQNWEWLNIVKPPQVNRLPDILTPTEVAIVISLTHKLRYQVFFLTIYSMGLRLGEAISLQVGDVDSQIMQVHIRNAKGGKDRLIPLPQRTLLALRYYWQTHRHPRLMFPGKDGKPDSMIDKGGIQKALKRVIAECNIHKSISPHNLRHSYATHLLEQGLDLRSVQSLLGHNSLNTTARYTRLTQITRKNTVEAINQLTDDLALKWECNV
- a CDS encoding IS91 family transposase — translated: MTFIDILRDHLDEFNQAFDQQITTTMRQAIFAMLSCRTHTERTSQWACQSCTHTADFPLSCGHRSCPQCQHNTTEGWLNKQQAKLLPVEYYMVTFTLPFELRVIAKHKPESMYQAMFSVAASVLKEFAKNSKQLGGEIGFTGVLHTHSRRRDFHPHIHFIIPAGSFDKDKKQWQKGKGKYLFNSFNLAKVWRARLLEKLTGELNGKLPEASPKKWVVDCQHVGKGLPALKYLSRYLYRGVLPDNNIISDIDGQVSFEYQDSQTKTTKVRTLPAAKFLYLVLQHVLPRGLRRVRDYGLLRGSAAKLRQRIRLMLAVAGTVFEPLKKATKTKAIRPCLCCKQPMKFMGVHGNKHARPTSFIMQETREPNATV